The region TGTGGTTGTGTTACAACAAAAACTCTGTATTTATTActtttctgctgctgaacataaactggttttgataaatgtttcagaaaacaaaaaaaatgtgatcaAAAGAATCCAATCAGCATAAATAACTGGACTAATTTACAGACTTTAATTTGAAGGTCAGTCAACTacagtttttcttcagcagtcaaagaaaatagataaatgtgtataattaataaagaaacttgtaaaataaatcaacagagACAATTTCCTGCAGGAGTTTGAAGATTATAGAAATAAGATTTACATTTCTTAGTAGAAAACAAATATCAATGAGCAACAATAAGTCAGAGAGAAAACTGAAcctgaatattttcacagatttccTGCTGAAGTgaaaacctaaaagaaaaagattatttttaaccCCAAACTCTGTTATGAGCTTCACTTCAAAgtatttatgattattattttacattcattagcaaaacaaaaaaagatacttaagtgaaatattcataaattaattgttttatatCCATGTTGATTCAATCATCATCTGATTGAGGATCTGCATGCACATTTATGTGGATTTTATGTGTAATGAAAGCTAAAGAATCAATGTTGATTCATGGTCTGATCGGTCTACATCACTGAAAGTTTCTTCACTGGTGTTAAATACACATTTCTATTGGCAGACGATGGGTATTATGTAGTTCAAAATTATCTTACGTTaaacatatttccaaaaatgtgtgTACACAAgcttaaaaattacaacatggCATTAATATCACAttatatttaagaaaacagGGATAGGTTTTTAAACATATCTGACTCCTTTTTTACTGTCAGAACAACAGTCTATTGTCCATGGAAGAACAGCATTCATAAGGTTAAGCTTTGTACTGTATGAACCAGGGAAACAGTACAAGTTTtaagaaacaaactaaaaataatcattcttGTTCAAAATTGTCAGAATATGAAGAAATATCCAGTGGTGGTAAATATAAGTAGCAACAGACCTTTtaagaatatataaaatatttatttgctttatttttaaatgatctatttctattagtaaataaaaagaacataCACATAATTGGATATGTTAAATAATTGTAGCCCAGTGTTAAACTGAGGTTACTGTAATGACTGTATGTTAAGGTTAATAGAAATCTTACATAGTTCAAGACAAGATCCAGATAtattaaaagtaaacatttgtttattaataaataacattGGTGACAGCTTTGGATTCCATATTCAAGGAGATACACTAGtattttcctttaatatttaaataatataaacgGTAAATGTAGCTGTTAAGTAATTTGCTTACTTAGTAATTAAAACTGTATTATTTGTAAATCAACTAAGAACATTATTCTATGTAAATATTGCAATTGAAAGAAGTATTAAGTGTAAGATGCATTTGGCTTTGCCATGTGATTGGTCACTGAGACTCGAGCGAGAGAAAACTGGACAAAAGCACGGGAGAAGTTGGAGGCGCTTGGTCGACGCGAGAGGGACAGGATGAGAGAAGACAGACGCAAGTAGTCATGACGATCTTTGAGTTGAGCTAAGTGAGCAAGCGGCTTCAACCCCACTTGTTCTGCTGCGTTCAATGGAAGTCAGGAGAAGAGGACGAGTGAATTGCAACGCTCTCAATGTTTTCCTCTGGGATTTCAACTCCTAGTTTTCCTAACAGGCCTGCAAcggtttttttccccactctcCTGGAGGTCGCGAGTAACAAACTGATTGGGTTACATTTGGTTAGGACTTTGTATTGCTGTAAGTGGACATTTCTTGTTGTACCCTggtttggggaaaaaaggtggcaataatattttatttgttctgccTTATGTTAAGAGGTATATGTTCTTTAGTGATTCTGCTATAAAGTAACAGTGGTGACTAAATAATAGGTTTTCTGTCACTTTAGTTTAATAAAGCAAGGCTGAATCATTTTgactaaaattcaaatgtttctcTGGGTTCATTGGTGCCACACACCGATTTAACCCAAGCACCTCCATTTTAGTTTCCTCACATAGATTGGTTGAACGTACTACATAATGATTTAATTAAGAAAGTTATTCtgactgcaaataaaaacattcagaattcAAAAAGGAAATTTTGGTTTGACAAATTTTGACATCAGATGTTTTGGAATCAGCAAATCTTCCAACATTAAAATAAGGGAAGAGTTTCTCAGTGAAAGTGTCTCTGTGAGTGCAGATGAGAGTCATGTCTTCAGAGTCGTAGAAGGACACGTCCCCCATGTCATAGTCCAGCTGGACTCTGATTCTCTGGAGACTTTTCTTCACTGTGAGAGTTTTACCATCACAATTAGTGTATTTTCCACCACGTTGCAGTAAACACCAGATTCCATATTTTGGTGAAGTACGTATCTGTGCcttcctgtcaacagattctttaGCCAAACCAACATCCCAGCCAGGATAATCTCCCACCTCCACATCCCAGCTGTGTTTCCCTGAGCTGAAGCCCTCAGAACCAAGAACACTGCAGTGCTTAATGTTTCTCTCTGGATTATCAGGAAGCTGCAGCCATGTGTTTCCACGTCTCACACTGGTCAGATCATCAGACAGATGGAGTCGTCCACTTGCAGTGTTTGGGTCCAGAATGACAGGACTGAAGTGGACCTCGTCCTTCATCTTCTCCCAGACTCTGAAGGACAGGTTGCCCAGGTGTTTGGCCACATCTATCAGAGCTCCTGAGACCAGCTGTGGATCTggcagtgacctctgacctctggctcTGCTCTGAGTGGCTTCATAACTTCTGAGGAACGACATGTTGTCTTTCTGCAGCTCTTCTTCAACAGCAGAGATGCTGTCTGACAGAGAGGAGATCTGATCCTCAATCCTCTTCATCTCTCTCATGAtagtcttcttcttctgctcctcttcctccctcagaGCTGCCAGTCTggactcctcttcctctctcaggaACTGGTGGAGCTTTTTGAACTCTGCTCTGATCTGTCTCTCTGTGGACAACACCTGCTTCTTGGAGTGTTGAATCACATCATTGTATGTTTCCTCCACTTGTTCGTGTTTGTTCCTCTTGTCCTGCAGAGACTTTAAGTCAGATTTCAGCTGCTCCTTCAGCTCACTGACTGCTTGTTCTATAGGAACCACTTTGTGTCTCTGGTGGAGAGAAAACtcacagacaggacacacagcTCTCTGCTCGTCTTTACAGAACAGCTTAGGGTCTTCTTGATGTTTCCTGCAGACCATCAACTGctgcttttctcctttttctgtctCTAATGATCCAGATTTCTGTCTTGCAGTAAGAGAATCAGCCTGTTCCTTTAAGGTGAGATTTATCTGTAGGAAATTTGTCTCCTTTGAACTTTGATCAAATGGTTCCTGCAGATTGAAGCTTATTGGAAAATCCTTTGAAGTTCTTCTTTTACAGATGGGACAGTTCTTGTTTCCAGTTTGTTCCCAGAATTCATGCAGGCAGTTTGAACAGAAGCTGTGGTTGCAGCTCAGAGACACAGGATCTCTGAAAGTGTCTGAACAAAGATGGCAGCTCAGGAAACTTTCagtattttctgccattttctacagaaagtttcttctttttctttgattGAACCTTTTTGTTTAGACTCAAACGTCCGAACCCGTTATAGCATGTCAGTTCAGTTCCTCTTTGttaaaaatgctttcattttcctttcagtgATGTATTTCCAGTCTGACATGTAACACTTCCAGGTGAATTTTGTACTTCTCTTTCAGTGCAGTAAAATGTCTTTGAACATTAAGTGGTCAACTGCTTCACATTTTAAGAAGCAAACTTCTGTTTTAAGGCTATAACTCAAGAAGAATAGAAACAATAAACACAGAACTTTGCATTTCAGTCTGCTAGTGAATATCCAGCATAAAATTGCTGgacattttttatgttctgtgGTTTCCTCAAAATGATTTTCCAGGGAGTCAGTTAATATGCGAGCTGTAAAATATGTTGTTGATAAAGTTTTCTACATACTAAAACAGAGTCCTGACTTTTTTTATTCACCAAAAGAATAAATACACTAAAAGATGATGACACCTTAAAACGTGATAAAGTTCAATGCTTTCAGGGAAAAGCCATcattgaagtttttgttttattgttattggtAAAACTTCCTCAGTCTGATATCTGTCTGGTTGTCAATAAGAGGTCTTACTGACTTTcatcagttttgtttattacaGTGAAGCTTTGAATTTGCAATATCAGTGATGTGTTCAATAAATGTTGCCAAAATGAGATTTATTTGCTGTGAGTATTTTCCTCCAGCAGATGGCGCTGTGAGGACATCTTTCACAGCTGAACATTGATGCTTCTGACCTTTGGTTCAAACCAGAGAAATAATTTCTACAATCATTGTTCtgactggaaaataaattgttctAATTGCTTATGTGTGAATAAACTCTTGAAAGTTACAGCCAAAGTGCAGGTGGGTTTGAATTCGGGCTTCTGCCCATTTTAAAGCCTTGTCAGATAATAAAACTACAAGATAAGAAATTTTATCGTTATCACTGAGAAATGACAGCGGAGAACGATTAAGGACAAGAGAACATTGGAGATAAAATCCTCCAACTTCACTAATTTAGTATCTGGACTGGGCGATTGCTGTCTTCCTTCACcttgattgatttgatttagcagatgtattgatttttttatgagACCTTTGAACTGTTTAAACATCGGTTGATCTAATGCTTCCCACATTTacctactttgaagaaactcaGGAGTCACCTGGGATCAATTTATCAGTTCAGGACAGATTCAGAAAAAAGTCTAATGGAAATGTATAGAACTATGCTTCACCTGTTATGACAAATACTTCAAGCATTTTGAATGAattttgcttaaatgttgtGGATGTTGAGACATTTTAATCACATAATACATTTTGGTCAGCATGATATAAGCAATTATAAAAGTAGGAAAAAACTGAGAGTTGTACATAATTACTTGCAATACGGACCAAAACATTTGCAACTTGCTCTAAGTTCaagttgcaaataaaaaaatgctttattttatcTGCACAATGATTTAAAGTCTGAGCAAGTAGTTTTGAGAATTTCAAGTGTGTTctaagaaatgcaccaaagtgactgagaaaaacgAATTAGAttagaaaacaaattatcaTATCAagtgaagtttatttgtatattacAAAACGTACAAAAACgtaacattaaaatattctgatgtcagtcagcagacagaaaaaattgAATCTgtacaataattaaaaagaagatTGACATGAAAACTCAATTGAGTTTGAGTTCTTTCTGAACTTAACactaaaaatatacattcaGACAGAAATAATCAGCCTTGTTAAATTGATTAGAAAAAagactgatgatgatgaaataTTTGACGCAGTTTGAATAATATAACAATgctttatataattttttgctGAAGTTTGAAAACCTTGAAAATTATTAAAGATGTTAATGaactatttaaaaagaaagttgggctcaaataaaacattttttgaacattGTGTGGAAGTTGATGGTTTAATACTGTAACCATGAATTATACA is a window of Xiphophorus hellerii strain 12219 chromosome 12, Xiphophorus_hellerii-4.1, whole genome shotgun sequence DNA encoding:
- the LOC116730416 gene encoding nuclear factor 7, brain-like, producing MAENTESFLSCHLCSDTFRDPVSLSCNHSFCSNCLHEFWEQTGNKNCPICKRRTSKDFPISFNLQEPFDQSSKETNFLQINLTLKEQADSLTARQKSGSLETEKGEKQQLMVCRKHQEDPKLFCKDEQRAVCPVCEFSLHQRHKVVPIEQAVSELKEQLKSDLKSLQDKRNKHEQVEETYNDVIQHSKKQVLSTERQIRAEFKKLHQFLREEEESRLAALREEEEQKKKTIMREMKRIEDQISSLSDSISAVEEELQKDNMSFLRSYEATQSRARGQRSLPDPQLVSGALIDVAKHLGNLSFRVWEKMKDEVHFSPVILDPNTASGRLHLSDDLTSVRRGNTWLQLPDNPERNIKHCSVLGSEGFSSGKHSWDVEVGDYPGWDVGLAKESVDRKAQIRTSPKYGIWCLLQRGGKYTNCDGKTLTVKKSLQRIRVQLDYDMGDVSFYDSEDMTLICTHRDTFTEKLFPYFNVGRFADSKTSDVKICQTKISFLNSECFYLQSE